GCTCAACACGCAGATCGTCTTGCCGCTCATGTTGTCGGCAATGGACAGCAGCGTGTCGAGGTCCTCCATCGTGCCTTCGCCGTCGCGGATACGTTCCATGATGCGCGTGATCCACGCCGTGCCCTCGCGGCACTGTGAGCATTGCGCGCAGCTCTCGTGCGCATAGAAGCGCGTCAGGCGCGCAATCTGTCGCACCATGCACTGCCGATCGTCGAATACGATGGCACCGCCGGAGCCCAACATCGTGCCAGCCGCCACCATGCCTTCGTAGTCCATGATGGCCGCCTCGGCTTCCTCACGCGTGAGGATGGGCACCGACGAACCACCGGGGATGACCGCCTTGATTTCGCGGCCGGGCAGCGGCCCGCCACAGAGATCGTACAGGAACTCCTTGAACGGGAACCCCAGCGCGACTTCGTAGTTGCCCGGGCGCGTGATGTTGCCGCAGACCGAGAACAACTTGGTGCCGATGCTCTTGGGGTTGTCCGGACGACCGAACTGCTTGTACCACTCTGCCCCGTTCTTGATGATATACGGGACCGTGGTGAGCGTTTCCACGTTGTTGATGGTGGTGGGCTTGCCGAACAGGCCCGCCACCGCCGGGAAGGGCGGCTTGATGCGTGGATTGCCGCGACGCCCCTCCAGCGAGTTCATGAGCGCCGTTTCCTCGCCGCAGATATAAGCCCCGGCCCCGCGATGCACGTGCACATCCACACGCTTGCCGCTGCCCATGGCGTTGGCACCGAGAATGCCGGCGGCATACGCCTCCTCCACCGCTGCACACACGCGCGCATAGGGCTCGGTGAACTCGCCGCGGATGTAGATGTACGCCGTCTCGGCATAAATGGCGTGCGCGCCGAGCGCGACACCCTCCACCAGGCCGTGCGGCGTCCAGCGCATGATCTCGCGATCCTTGAACGTGCCGGGCTCCGACTCATCGGCATTGCAGCACAGGTAGTGCGTCTTGCCGTCGGGTTTCATGAATGACCACTTCATGCCCGTTGGGAATCCGGCGCCGCCGCGACCGCGCAGCCCCGAATCCTTGACCACGTTCTGGATGTCCTGCGGGTCCATGGCCAGCGCCTTCTGCAGCGCTTCATACCCACCACGTGCCCGCCAGCCGGCCAGCGTGCGCGCCTCGGCATCGCCGAAGTAGCGCGACAGCACCGGTGTTTCGCGGGGATGCGAAGGATGCGGATAACCCATTACTTCAGCTCCGACAGAATGCGCGGCACCGACTCGGGCGTCACCGACTCGATGAAGTCGTTGTTGATCATGACGGGCGTGGCAAAGCCACAGGCGCCAAGACACTCCACCTCGATGACCGTGTACCGGCCGTCGGCGCTGGTCAGTCCGAGATCGCCGCAGCCGGTGTGTTCGAGGAAGCTCTTCACCACATCTTCCGCGCCGCACACGTTGCACGGCGTGGTGGTGCACACCTGGATGAAGTGCTTCCCCACCGGATGCTGGTGGTACATGGTGTAGAAGCTCACCACGCCCTTGATGTAGGCCGGCGTGAGCTCGAGCACACGGGCCACTTCCTCGATGCCCTGCTCGCTCACCCAACCGCGGGCATCCTGCAGCATCCACAGCGCGGGCAGCAGCGCCGCCTGTTTGGTGGGATAGCGCGAGAGAATCTTGTCGAGCTCTGCACGCGCGGCACCGACAAAGACCGGCTCGTGCGGTTCGT
The Gemmatimonas sp. UBA7669 genome window above contains:
- a CDS encoding NAD(P)H-dependent oxidoreductase subunit E; translated protein: MSHGPSASGGAIVSAPPHGHHHDEPHEPVFVGAARAELDKILSRYPTKQAALLPALWMLQDARGWVSEQGIEEVARVLELTPAYIKGVVSFYTMYHQHPVGKHFIQVCTTTPCNVCGAEDVVKSFLEHTGCGDLGLTSADGRYTVIEVECLGACGFATPVMINNDFIESVTPESVPRILSELK
- the nuoF gene encoding NADH-quinone oxidoreductase subunit NuoF, whose product is MGYPHPSHPRETPVLSRYFGDAEARTLAGWRARGGYEALQKALAMDPQDIQNVVKDSGLRGRGGAGFPTGMKWSFMKPDGKTHYLCCNADESEPGTFKDREIMRWTPHGLVEGVALGAHAIYAETAYIYIRGEFTEPYARVCAAVEEAYAAGILGANAMGSGKRVDVHVHRGAGAYICGEETALMNSLEGRRGNPRIKPPFPAVAGLFGKPTTINNVETLTTVPYIIKNGAEWYKQFGRPDNPKSIGTKLFSVCGNITRPGNYEVALGFPFKEFLYDLCGGPLPGREIKAVIPGGSSVPILTREEAEAAIMDYEGMVAAGTMLGSGGAIVFDDRQCMVRQIARLTRFYAHESCAQCSQCREGTAWITRIMERIRDGEGTMEDLDTLLSIADNMSGKTICVLSDSCATPVISGLKKFRHEFEAKIAANPSKVTVPAALRASAA